The following proteins come from a genomic window of Daphnia carinata strain CSIRO-1 chromosome 6, CSIRO_AGI_Dcar_HiC_V3, whole genome shotgun sequence:
- the LOC130690518 gene encoding adhesive plaque matrix protein-like isoform X2, with product MGLQSSRSLTMVLSLYVMLMAINWTCASIQYRMFDAVNPFTFGGLRNAILHRQLQQEQASESVSWPKFIPLNQGQRNIRQFQHVAGSSSFIPLGNLEVEHRAVDHPAPIQQQYEVQNSTPAPQTESPIVYRPYTPPVPQPLPPPYISPAQQSASAPAPYNPFTAPPQPTTPAPAPYNPFTAPPQPTTPAPVTYNPYNTPPPLPTPIPTPFSPYIAPNPQPQPIPAPFPPHIAPVQQPQPAPTPFTPYSAPVQQHQPVPIPFTPYNSPAPQPTPFAPSDASGTYSKAEQIFSNHQSYQSASQPEPVANARSPYEAAETQGPYGPPEPTEQFSVFQEMARQNLISWPDNYVQQQPAQARNAQYPTPQQVEHHRSSYASSRNLNFEPSYNQFAKRSLESPPSPLDLGFPSISSTAENWNMDVDWSIFAGKRKRRSAQRPSRDHGRRKIIEDYDNIAIEGRQASETRVPAPSSRSAPSKREGSKQEYKQEYDGPYVYTQLFGPPYEVGYIRSPIPSKHVYEDYLQFVRSWSAASRDAVDDQLRANPAAAKEYSSVKYKENTPAYKETSQKDSYKEPEYKETTPAYKESAPAYKEPAPAYSEPEYKAPSFKGPSQSYKEPAYTETDYKEPAYKEPAYKDSTPAYKEPAYKESAPAYKEPEYKAPPFKGPSPSYKEPAYTETDYKEPGHKQPAYKEPAYSKEPEYKAPAYSKEPEYKEPAYSKEPEYKEPAYSKEPEYKEPAYSKEPEYKEPAYSKEPEYKEPAYSKEPEYKEPAYKEPAAAYKEPAYQAPTPAYSEPAYKEAAPAYKEPEYKDPAPAYKEPAYKEPAYNKEPEYKEPAYKEPEYKEPAYKEESYKEAPRTDRPVFRDEIHYRETPHKETAHKSAYKGETYEAPKINYHSPQSDYVAPESEFRPTSKPYEAAGPKSPVYMERDFIPIKSQAANYDTPTTTYRTTTTYNDAPLSYDILKAFEKARPSANAYPPTAVYEPVTAKYKAPEALYDSPTQGYDTVTTKYKATEAPYEAPKYEQSAYEAPKRYIETPPVRDYLPAKKYENPPARTSPSAAYYKPPNRYVEPPVHGSKYEAPAAYETPAKYSEPAYEAPKTYDAPAYPATNKPDAYAVEKVTTPAYKESYPADDYAPSGYKDDVELSSTSYQAVSKNYDNPSDDYAQPPVAYDQVKKTEESYASASYDETKKDDTYGADAGSSPSYEAPKKKHYPVIIGRYQVTDSSAFLPKKVGGGESSTGVKSVGSQVHGSNGDEYVVYYLPYGQPLPVPVRRRRHTDDSQPIYTIRRLRSLADRQRHSRKLNEERQQEQQVLTPEEVHEQFKYSFLNAKTDETSTESVEDVTRTTADVRSQEEFLSHESEPKKDDTFPADGLKNESPLVDEMIVAQIEEDLTKSSVMSEIVPQTSSRPTDDKPAVEEPVGEIIIVKVPAENQDERVIVAVDEVSVTHAQVDVTDEPTAAYEEGGVANVDFVPVQQDPFTSDVSFNTKEIKKYSIYDKKKNPAIFKQSILPGLTQKPIGDIRPSETAAESKEHWNGYSTWWTKLGYRVAKHYNYE from the exons ATGGGGCTTCAATCGTCCCGAAGC CTAACGATGGTGCTCTCACTTTACGTCATGCTGATGGCGATCAACTGGACCTGTGCGAGCATCCAGTATCGCATGTTTGATGCGGTGAATCCGTTCACCTTCGGCGGGTTACGCAACGCTATTCTACATCGCCAACTGCAACAAGAACAGGCATCAGAGAGTGTCTCCTGGCCGAAATTCATTCCGCTCAATCAAGGCCAGCGTAACATACGACAATTCCAGCACGTTGCTGGTTCATCTTCTTTCATTCCGCTAGGAAATCTGGAAGTCGAACACAGGGCGGTAGATCATCCGGCACCGATTCAGCAACAATACGAAGTTCAGAATTCAACACCTGCACCCCAGACGGAATCTCCCATTGTTTATAGGCCGTACACTCCGCCTGTTCCGCAACCCCTGCCCCCACCGTACATCTCACCCGCTCAACAGTCAGCCTCTGCCCCGGCGCCTTACAATCCATTTACTGCTCCTCCTCAGCCAACGACTCCTGCCCCGGCGCCTTACAATCCATTTACTGCTCCTCCTCAGCCAACGACTCCTGCCCCGGTAACTTACAACCCTTACAACACGCCTCCTCCGCTGCCTACACCCATCCCAACACCTTTCTCCCCATACATCGCCCCTAACCCGCAACCTCAACCCATTCCGGCCCCTTTCCCCCCGCACATTGCCCCGGTTCAACAACCTCAACCCGCTCCAACACCTTTCACCCCATACAGTGCCCCGGTTCAACAGCATCAACCCGTTCCAATCCCATTCACCCCGTACAACTCCCCCGCCCCACAGCCAACACCATTTGCTCCCAGCGACGCGTCTGGAACGTACTCTAAAGCCgaacaaatattttcaaaccACCAATCCTATCAATCCGCCTCCCAACCCGAACCGGTAGCAAATGCCCGATCGCCCTACGAAGCTGCCGAAACGCAAGGACCTTACGGGCCACCCGAACCGACGGAACAATTTTCCGTGTTCCAGGAAATGGCTCGCCAAAATTTGATCAGCTGGCCAGACAACTACGTCCAACAGCAGCCGGCCCAAGCCCGCAATGCGCAATACCCAACACCGCAGCAGGTTGAACATCATCGCAGTTCTTACGCGTCGTCGAGAAACCTCAACTTTGAACCTTCGTACAACCAATTCGCCAAACGCTCGTTGGAATCGCCACCATCCCCGCTCGATTTGGGTTTCCCTTCGATCAGTAGCACCGCAGAAAACTGGAACATGGATGTCGATTGGTCCATCTTTGCGGGCAAAAGAAAGCGTCGGTCAGCCCAACGACCATCTCGCGACCACGGCCGCCGAAAGATCATTGAAGATTACGACAACATCGCTATCGAAGGAAGACAAGCGTCCGAGACCCGCGTTCCAGCACCATCGTCTCGTTCAGCACCAAGCAAGCGTGAAGGAAGCAAACAAGAATACAAACAAGAATACGACGGCCCTTACGTTTACACGCAACTATTCGGTCCG CCTTACGAAGTAGGTTACATCAGGAGCCCCATTCCATCGAAACACGTTTACGAGGATTATCTGCAATTCGTTCGATCGTGGAGCGCGGCTAGTCGAGATGCCGTCGATGATCAGCTGAGAGCTAATCCGGCTGCCGCAAAGGAGTACTCCTCAGTTAAATACAAGGAAAATACTCCGGCTTACAAAGAGACGTCTCAAAAGGACAGTTACAAAGAGCCGGAATACAAAGAAACTACACCGGCCTACAAAGAATCTGCACCGGCTTATAAGGAACCTGCCCCGGCTTACAGCGAACCCGAATACAAAGCCCCATCGTTCAAGGGACCATCGCAATCTTACAAGGAGCCGGCATACACGGAAACCGACTACAAGGAGCCAGCTTACAAAGAGCCCGCATACAAGGATTCAACTCCAGCTTACAAGGAGCCTGCGTACAAGGAATCCGCACCGGCTTACAAGGAGCCCGAATACAAAGCCCCACCTTTCAAGGGACCTTCTCCATCTTACAAGGAGCCAGCCTACACGGAGACGGACTATAAGGAGCCTGGACACAAGCAACCCGCCTACAAGGAGCCCGCCTACAGCAAGGAACCCGAATACAAGGCGCCCGCCTACAGCAAGGAACCCGAATACAAGGAGCCCGCCTACAGCAAGGAACCCGAATACAAGGAGCCCGCCTACAGTAAAGAACCCGAATACAAGGAGCCCGCCTACAGTAAAGAACCCGAATACAAGGAGCCCGCCTACAGTAAAGAACCCGAATACAAGGAGCCCGCCTACAGTAAAGAACCTGAGTACAAAGAGCCAGCCTACAAGGAGCCAGCCGCCGCTTACAAAGAACCTGCCTACCAAGCGCCTACCCCCGCATACAGCGAACCGGCGTACAAAGAGGCAGCACCTGCCTACAAAGAACCCGAATACAAGGATCCAGCTCCAGCGTACAAGGAACCCGCCTACAAGGAGCCGGCCTACAACAAGGAACCCGAATACAAAGAACCCGCCTACAAAGAGCCTGAATACAAAGAGCCTGCTTACAAAGAAGAATCTTACAAGGAGGCCCCTCGCACGGATAGGCCGGTTTTCAGGGACGAGATTCACTATAGAGAAACACCTCACAAAGAGACGGCCCACAAATCAGCCTACAAAGGAGAGACCTACGAGGCCCCCAAGATCAACTATCACTCGCCACAGTCCGACTACGTCGCTCCTGAAAGTGAATTCAGACCGACGAGCAAACCGTACGAGGCCGCCGGTCCCAAATCGCCCGTCTACATGGAACGTGATTTCATTCCCATCAAAAGCCAAGCAGCAAATTACGACACGCCCACCACTACATACCGCACGACTACTACTTACAATGATGCTCCTCTCTCTTACGATATCTTGAAAGCATTTGAGAAAGCTCGTCCATCTGCTAACGCATACCCACCGACCGCCGTTTACGAACCGGTCACTGCCAAATACAAAGCTCCCGAAGCATTGTACGATTCACCTACCCAGGGTTACGACACTGTTACTACGAAATACAAGGCAACGGAAGCACCGTACGAAGCACCGAAATACGAGCAGTCAGCTTACGAGGCTCCTAAACGTTACATCGAAACGCCACCCGTTCGTGATTATTTGCCAGCCAAGAAATACGAGAATCCTCCAGCACGGACCTCGCCCTCTGCCGCATATTACAAACCTCCAAACAGGTACGTCGAGCCACCTGTTCATGGATCGAAATACGAAGCACCGGCAGCCTATGAAACCCCCGCAAAATACTCTGAACCGGCCTATGAAGCTCCTAAAACTTACGATGCTCCTGCATATCCGGCTACGAACAAACCGGATGCTTACGCTGTCGAAAAAGTAACGACTCCGGCTTACAAGGAAAGTTATCCGGCCGACGATTACGCTCCTAGTGGCTACAAAGATGATGTCGAATTGTCCAGCACAAGTTACCAGGCCGTGTCGAAAAATTACGATAATCCCAGTGACGATTACGCTCAACCGCCAGTGGCTTACGatcaagtgaaaaaaacagaagaatctTACGCTTCAGCTTCGTACGATGAGACTAAGAAGGATGACACTTACGGAGCGGATGCTGGATCATCACCCTCATACGAGGCtcccaaaaagaaacattatcCAGTCATTATCGGTCGCTATCAAGTAACTGATTCTAGTGCCTTCCTGCCCAAAAAGGTGGGCGGAGGTGAAAGTAGCACCGGTGTGAAATCAGTCGGATCGCAAGTGCATGGATCGAATGGAGATGAATACGTGGTTTATTACTTACCCTATGGTCAGCCTCTCCCCGTTCCAGTGCGAAGGCGCAGACACACAGACGACAGCCAACCAATCTACACCATCCGGCGCTTGAGGAGCTTGGCTGATAGACAACGTCATTCACGCAAGTTGAACGAAGAACGTCAACAG GAGCAACAAGTTCTTACCCCGGAAGAAGTCCACGAACAATTCAAGTATTCTTTTCTAAATGCCAAAACGGATGAAACTTCGACTGAATCCGTAGAAGATGTCACTCGAACAACAGCCGATGTTCGATCGCAAGAAGAGTTTCTTTCACACGAGAGTGAGCCGAAAAAG GATGACACTTTTCCAGCAGATGGCCTGAAAAACGAGTCACCCTTAGTTGATGAGATGATAGTGGCCCAAATCGAAGAGGACTTGACTAAATCTTCAGTGATGTCTGAGATTGTACCACAGACTTCGTCAAGGCCCACTGATGATAAGCCAGCTGTTGAAGAACCTGTAGGAGAAATCATCATCGTCAAAGTACCAGCAGAAAATCAAGACGAACGTGTTATTGTAGCTGTTGATGAAGTTAGCGTTACCCATGCCCAAGTCGACGTGACTGATGAACCTACAGCAGCTTACGAAGAAGGTGGCGTTGCCAATGTCGACTTCGTCCCAGTGCAGCAGGATCCATTCACTTCGGATGTATCTTTTAATaccaaagaaatcaaaaagtaTTCTATCtacgataagaaaaagaatccaGCAATCTTCAAACAATCAATTTTGCCTGGCTTAACTCAAAAGCCCATCGGTGACATTCGACCTTCTGA